The Anastrepha ludens isolate Willacy chromosome 2, idAnaLude1.1, whole genome shotgun sequence genome contains a region encoding:
- the LOC128857563 gene encoding attacin-A-like isoform X1 — protein sequence MHWFTTTEAGNGTRAQASKRIGNEKVYLTAGAFIASNATIGGGCTGIFAEANAHGQGFSVQRIIMHNFGTTLTGGFHASIFNNQTHKFSTFLMYSQTKFISGVSFDHTSSGLSYTHARGHGVSFSASEFPETNMGTIAVAARANILGSISSATTLGIAVVVTRHFRGPLAGRYAFGGSLRFSHNF from the exons ATGCATTGGTTTACAACAACAGAAGCTGGAAATGGTACCCGAGCGCAAGCAAGTAAAAGGAttggaaatgaaaaagtttatctAACTGCAGGCGCGTTTATTGCCAGCAACGCGACCATTGGTGGAGGATGCACGGGTATCTTTGCGGAGGCTAATGC CCACGGTCAAGGCTTTTCGGTACAGCGTATAATAATGCACAACTTTGGTACCACTCTTACGGGTGGCTTTCATGCAAGTATTTTCAATAATCAAACGCAtaaattttccacgtttttaATGTACTCGCAAACCAAATTTATTTCTGGCGTCAGCTTTGATCATACCAGCTCTGGATTGTCTTATACTCACGCTCGGGGTCATGGTGTCTCATTTTCTGCCTCTGAATTTCCGGAAACGAATATGGGCACAATCGCTGTGGCAGCTAGAGCGAATATCTTGGGGTCAATAAGTTCGGCTACCACATTGGGAATAGCTGTAGTTGTGACACGTCACTTTAGAGGCCCATTAGCTGGAAGATATGCTTTTGGGGGAAGTTTAAGGTTTTCGCATAACTTTTGA
- the LOC128857563 gene encoding uncharacterized protein LOC128857563 isoform X2 codes for MHWFTTTEAGNGTRAQASKRIGNEKVYLTAGAFIASNATIGGGCTGIFAEANAHGQGFSVQRIIMHNFGTTLTGGFHATLIIPALDCLILTLGVMVSHFLPLNFRKRIWAQSLWQLERISWGQ; via the exons ATGCATTGGTTTACAACAACAGAAGCTGGAAATGGTACCCGAGCGCAAGCAAGTAAAAGGAttggaaatgaaaaagtttatctAACTGCAGGCGCGTTTATTGCCAGCAACGCGACCATTGGTGGAGGATGCACGGGTATCTTTGCGGAGGCTAATGC CCACGGTCAAGGCTTTTCGGTACAGCGTATAATAATGCACAACTTTGGTACCACTCTTACGGGTGGCTTTCATGCAA CTTTGATCATACCAGCTCTGGATTGTCTTATACTCACGCTCGGGGTCATGGTGTCTCATTTTCTGCCTCTGAATTTCCGGAAACGAATATGGGCACAATCGCTGTGGCAGCTAGAGCGAATATCTTGGGGTCAATAA